The DNA region CTGAGGAGTGCACCATGAGCTTGGCCGTGATCGGCATGATCGCCGGAATGGCGCTGGGCTTCGCCGGGTACTTCGGCGGGTTCGGTGCCTTCCTCCTGGTGGCGGCGCTGGGCGCCATCGGCTTCGTCGTGGGCCGGTTCCTCGAAGGGGATCTGGACCCCGGTGACTTCTTCCGCACCCGCGGCACCCGCGACGACCGGCGACGGTGACGCGCGTGTCCGGTGAGTCCACCGCGGCCGGGGAGGCCGGTGAGTCCGCCGGGTCCCGTGCGGTCGTCAGACCGGGCAGCCCCGGCCGGACTGTCGCGGCGGCCGACCGAGGCGCGCTGAGGATCGCCGACCGGGTCGTGGCGAAGATCGCCGCACACGCGGCGCGTGAGGCCCTGGACGTGCTGCCGACCGGCGCCGCGCCCCCGCACGCCAACGTGATCGTCCACCACGAGGTCGCCCGCGTCAGGGTCAGCCTCGAACTCGACTACCCCTCCGACATCGGTGGCCAGTGCGCTGCCGTGCGTCACCAAGTCGTTCAGCGGGTAGAGGCGTTGGCGGGAATGGAAGTGCCCGAGGTCGCCGTCCAGGTGGAGCGGCTGCACTCGGCGCAGACGCGCGGCGCGGCACAGGGGAGGACGCAATGAGCGAGTCCCACGGCTCCGAGAGCACCCAGCACCTGCCCGTCATCGAGAAGGCGGTCGAGAGCGAACTCGGCCAGTCCGCCTCCGCGGCGGACTACAAACCGCTGCCCGTCCTCGAAGAGGCCGACGACGCGGAAGGCCGCTTCTGGTCGGCCCGTCGCATCCCCGCGGGCATCCTCGCGCTGCTGGTCGCGGCGGGCGCGGGCCTCCTGCTGTACGACGTCGTCGCGGTCCGCGCCGACCGGCCCGCCATGCACTGGCGCAGGTCCCTTGCCCACGAACTGGCCGAGCGGCCCCTCGACGACACCTGGGTTCTCGTCGGCGCGGGGGTCGCGACGGCCCTCGGCGTCTGGCTGCTCGTGCTCGCCGCGACGCCGGGCCTGCGGGACGTCCTGCCGATGCGCCGCGCCCACGCCGACGTACGGGCCGGTCTCCACCGGGGCGCGGCCGCCATGGTGCTGCGCGACCGGGCCATGGAGGTGTCCGGCGTGCGGTCGGTGCGGGTCCGGGTGGGGCGCAGGAAGGTCGACG from Streptomyces sp. NBC_00258 includes:
- a CDS encoding Asp23/Gls24 family envelope stress response protein — translated: MSGESTAAGEAGESAGSRAVVRPGSPGRTVAAADRGALRIADRVVAKIAAHAAREALDVLPTGAAPPHANVIVHHEVARVRVSLELDYPSDIGGQCAAVRHQVVQRVEALAGMEVPEVAVQVERLHSAQTRGAAQGRTQ
- a CDS encoding DUF6286 domain-containing protein, with the translated sequence MSESHGSESTQHLPVIEKAVESELGQSASAADYKPLPVLEEADDAEGRFWSARRIPAGILALLVAAGAGLLLYDVVAVRADRPAMHWRRSLAHELAERPLDDTWVLVGAGVATALGVWLLVLAATPGLRDVLPMRRAHADVRAGLHRGAAAMVLRDRAMEVSGVRSVRVRVGRRKVDVRAVSHFRELDDVRADLDATLADGIRGLGLARRPALSVHVARPGRKG